Proteins co-encoded in one Kutzneria chonburiensis genomic window:
- a CDS encoding ABC transporter permease, which yields MLGYAVRRISGAVAVLLIMSAVVYALFFLMPANPAQLVCGIKACTPDRLALISHSLGLDEPLYLQYWHFLVGLVAGRDFSMGPSVVHCAAPCLGYSFQYTEPVLQMIGERLPVSGSLVVGAAILWLSLGIGIGVLSALRRGRWLDHAVNALVLGGLAVPIFITGLMALMIVCVWLQLMPFPTWVPFDEDPLLWAQNLILPWIVLALTTMPVYVRMSRAGMLETLAEDHIRTARAYGLPERQVIGRHALRGALSPLITLAALDIAGILTASVLTESVFGLPGLGQMTVQAVRNVDLPVVVGLVLLIGFVIVVCNTIADLLYAAVDKRVSVQ from the coding sequence GTGCTCGGCTACGCGGTGCGCCGGATCTCCGGCGCGGTTGCGGTACTGCTGATCATGTCGGCGGTGGTGTACGCGCTGTTCTTCCTGATGCCGGCCAATCCGGCGCAGCTGGTCTGCGGCATCAAGGCCTGCACGCCGGACCGGCTGGCGCTGATCTCGCACAGCCTCGGTCTCGACGAGCCGCTGTACCTCCAGTACTGGCACTTCCTGGTCGGCCTGGTGGCCGGCCGCGACTTCAGCATGGGGCCGTCCGTCGTGCACTGTGCGGCGCCGTGCCTCGGCTATTCCTTCCAGTACACCGAACCCGTGCTGCAGATGATCGGGGAGCGGCTGCCGGTGTCCGGCTCGCTGGTGGTCGGCGCCGCGATTCTGTGGCTGTCGCTGGGGATCGGCATCGGCGTGCTGTCGGCGCTGCGCCGGGGGCGCTGGCTGGACCACGCGGTGAACGCGCTCGTGCTCGGCGGCCTGGCGGTGCCGATCTTCATCACCGGCCTGATGGCGCTGATGATCGTCTGCGTCTGGCTCCAGCTGATGCCGTTCCCGACCTGGGTTCCGTTCGACGAGGATCCCTTGCTGTGGGCGCAGAACCTGATCCTGCCGTGGATCGTGCTGGCGCTGACCACCATGCCGGTGTACGTCCGGATGTCGCGGGCCGGCATGCTGGAGACGTTGGCCGAGGACCACATCCGCACCGCCCGGGCCTACGGCCTGCCGGAGCGGCAGGTGATCGGCCGGCATGCGCTGCGCGGCGCGCTCAGCCCGCTGATCACGTTGGCCGCCTTGGACATCGCCGGCATCCTGACCGCGTCGGTGCTCACCGAGTCGGTGTTCGGCCTGCCCGGCCTCGGCCAGATGACCGTGCAGGCGGTGCGCAACGTCGACCTGCCGGTGGTGGTCGGGCTGGTGCTGCTGATCGGGTTCGTCATCGTGGTCTGCAACACGATCGCCGACCTGCTCTACGCGGCGGTCGACAAGAGGGTGAGCGTGCAGTGA